Sequence from the Bacteroidales bacterium genome:
TTGCAACACTACCTACTCGCTTTAAATAATTATTTATTTCATTTGGTTCAATATGTTTTGAATCGATTGCCTTACTTAAATCAGCAATCTTTTCATACTTTAATCTAAATTCACGGGCTCTCTCACCGATAACCAATCCTAATTGTTCTGCAATTGGTGTTAATCTCTCATCAGCATTATCCTGTCTTATCAATAATCGAAACTCTGCCCTACTGGTAAATACTCTATATGGTTCATCAACGCCTTTTGTTACAAGATCGTCAATCATAACGCCAATATAACCCTGATCTCTTTTTATAATAAGTTCCTGCTGATTGGTTGTTTTTAAGTGTGCGTTAATTCCAGCAATAATTCCTTGTCCTGCGGCTTCCTCATAACCCGTAGTACCATTTATTTGCCCAGCAAAAAACAAATTATCTATCAGTTTAGACTCCATGGTATGCTTTAATTGTGTTGGCTGGAAAAAATCATATTCTATTGCATAACCTGGGCGGAGTATATTGACATCTTCAAATCCTTCAATTAAAGTTAGTGCTCTGTATTGAACATCTATGGGTAATGATGAACTGAAGCCATTCAGATACATTTCATATGTACTAATTCCATCTGGCTCTAAAAACAATTGATGTGAAGTCTTTTCTGAAAAAGTATTCACTTTATCTTCAATACTTGGGCAATATCTTGGGCCAACCCCCTTAATTCTACCTGAAAATAGAGGAGAATCTAAAAATCCTTTTTTCAATTCCTCGTGTACACTTAAATTCGTGTGAGCAATAAAGCAACTTTTTCTCTCAAGGCAACTCTTAACTTCCTTTAAAAAAGAAAACTTTCCCTCCTCATCTGACCTCTGTTCAATTAGTTTGTTATAGTTAACAGATCGACCATCAATTCTTACAGGAGTTCCCGTTTTCATTCTTCCAATTTCAAATCCTTTGTCTTTTAAAAGTTCCGATAGTCCATATGAAGACAACTCACCTATTCTTCCTCCCGGAAAACTTGTTTTTCCTATATGAATTAATCCATTTAAAAAGGTTCCATTAGTTAAAATAATCGCTTTTGTATTAAAGTAGTTCCCGTTTTTTGTTTTTAACCCTGTTAGTTTATTTGATTTAAAATCTATATCTACAACCTCATCCTGCAATAACAATAAATTAGATATTTGTTCTAATTTCTTCCGCCATTCAATTGAGAATAATATTCTATCACATTGTGCTCTTGGACTCCACATTGCAGCACCTTTTGATGTATTTAACATCCTGAAATGAATAGTTGTCAAATCTGTTACTATTCCAGTATATCCTCCCAGCGCATCTATTTCTCTGACTATTTGCCCCTTTCCAACTCCACCAATAGCAGGGTTACAACTCATCTGTGCTAGCTTCGTTAAATCCATGCTTATTAGCAACACTTTTGATCCAAGATTTGCTGCTGCTGCTGCTGCCTCACATCCAGCATGACCACCCCCAACAACAATAATATCGAAACTGTTATTCATATTTTGTGGAAAATAATTCTAAACATTTGTTTTCATTTTCTCTCATTATTGTTTTATCTAATTCCTCTTTATCCTTAAATCCAAGTAAATGTAATATACCATGAATTATTACTCTTAATAATTCATTATTAAAAGAAACATCATATATTTTTGAATTTTCTAAAACTGTATCAAGAGAGATAAAGATATCCCCTTCGATTTTTCTCTCATGCGAGTAATCAAAAGTAATTATATCAGTAAAGTAATTATGGTTTAAGTATTGCTTATTAATTTCAAGAATGTAAGCGTCGTTTGAAAAAATAATTGTAATGTGACCTATTTCCTTTTCGTAATTTGATGATACTTCTTTAATCCAATTAGAAATCTTCCGTTTATTCTTTAATTTGTATTTATTTTGATGATTCGTAAAATATATCGCCATGTTTTATCATATCTTAAAAATTAACTCTACTTGTGTTCCTGTATCATTAAAAATTAAATTATCGGCTAATTTTTTCATTAAAAAAACTCCCCTTCCAGAAATATTCTCAATGTTTTCAGGCGTTGTTGGATCGGGAACATTGCTAAAATCGAACCCACGTCCTTGATCGGAAATTGAAATATGTAAATTCGGTTTTTCGTAATAAATTTCAATCATTACCTTTTTGGAATGATCTAACTTGTTTCCATGAACTATCGAGTTATTAACCGCTTCAATCGTTGCTATTAAAATTTTCCCGTATATATCTGACGAAATTTTGATTTCATCAGATATTTCATCAATTATTTTTTCAACATAGCAAATATTCTCAACTTTGCTATCTATTGTTAATTGTTTTTTCATCAGGCAACATTAAAATTATCTTAGTTATACTAACTAAAAAGATAAATAGTTTCGAATTTTTATAAAAACTACTTTTCGCTTTTTCTAAACCACTTAGAAGGATCTTCAGTCTTGTTTTCATTCCAAAGTTCGAAATGCAATATTGAAGTTTCTTCTCCTCTTTGCAAACTTATTTCTCCTATTTTTTGATAAGTATTTATTTCCTGACCAATCGCAACATTTATTTTTGTTAAGTTTGTATAAACTGTAAGATACCGACCATGTCTAATAATTATTGCAAGATTAGAACCAGGTACTTTAAATATTTTTCTTACTTCTCCCTTAAAAATTGAAAAAACATCAGATTTTTGAGATAGCGTAATATCAATTCCATTGTTTTTTATCTTAACTTCTTTTAAAACAGGATGAAATGACTCCCCGTAATTTCCTGTTACTATCCCACCATTTATGGGAAGATTAAATTTACCAATATTATCTCTAAAATTATTACTTAATAATATTCTTACTTCTTGTGTATTTACATTCCTATTTTCTGCCTCCCGCTTAGCCTCTTCTTCAATCAATCTTTTGATTTCATCATTTATTTTTTTCGATATCTTTTTTTGTTCTTCTAATTCACTTAACAACTCAGATTTCTTTTTACTTAATTCATTAATTTTTTGTAAACACAAACCTTCTTCTTTTTTTAAGGCAACAACTTCATACTCTTTTTCCGTTTGTTTTTTGCTTAGCATGTTAAGGTTATCGCTTAACTTCTCATTCACTTCTTTTATTACATTTATTGTATTATAATATCTACTGACTAATTTCTTTTTATAATTAAAAATTTGTTGATAATATTTGATTCTTTTATATGCTTGATTAAAATCCTTAGCTGTTAAAATAAGTAATAATAAAACATTTTTGTTCTTTGAGTTTTGATTAAATAAAATAATCCTTTTATAATCGTTTTTGATTAAGCCTATCTGTTGATTTAAACTATCAATTTTTCCTTTTTGTAAATAAATTTTATCTTTTAATTGATCGCTTTCATTATCTATTTGCTTAATTAAGCTATTCTTTAATTCTATTTTCTTCTTAGTTAGCCTAACACTGTTTAATGATTTTTTGCTTTCCTTTTCAGTTTTTACAAGGAGATTCGAAATGGCATCAATCTCCTTTTCTATTTCTTTTTTTTTCTTACTTAGTTCATTTATTTGTTGTGAATATAAATTATTCACTACTAATAAAATTACTAGTACCAAAAGCACAAAACGTTTATCTTTTAAAAAAACCATTTTCTGAATTTATCCAATACCTGTATGCCCAAAACCACCATCCCCTCTATTCGTTTCTGTAATATGATCAACATTAATAAATTCTACATGTTCATATTTAGCAAATATCATCTGACAAATACGCTCTCCATCTTCAATTATCACTTCTTCTTGACTAAGATTTATCAATATTACTCCTATTTCACCCCTATAATCAGAATCAATTGTTCCGGGTGAATTTAGCACTGTAAGACCCTTCTTTAAGGCTAATCCACTTCTTGGGCGTACTTGTGCTTCATATCCGATAGGAATCTCGATAAACAACCCTGTCTTAACCAATGCTCTTTCAAAGGGCCTTAATATTATTGATTCAACTAAATCTGCTCTTAAATCCAATCCTGCACTATACTGCGTTGAATAGGTTGGATTTTCATGTCTCGATTTATTTATTATATTAACTTTCATTTTTTCTTATTAAATAATCTTACATTTTCTCAACAGCCAATCCCTTTGCTTTTAGAAATAAAAGAAATATGGGTAGCTTGAATTGTACATCCACGTAATTTCTAATCTTGGTAAAAATATACTGAAAAAATATAAATAAAAATTATTAGTGAAATTATTCTATACAATTAAATTATTCTCTTATCTAATGAATAATTATTTATTTAGTAAAAGAAGCATTAATATTGTATAAAT
This genomic interval carries:
- the ybeY gene encoding rRNA maturation RNase YbeY, which gives rise to MAIYFTNHQNKYKLKNKRKISNWIKEVSSNYEKEIGHITIIFSNDAYILEINKQYLNHNYFTDIITFDYSHERKIEGDIFISLDTVLENSKIYDVSFNNELLRVIIHGILHLLGFKDKEELDKTIMRENENKCLELFSTKYE
- the mnmG gene encoding tRNA uridine-5-carboxymethylaminomethyl(34) synthesis enzyme MnmG, with translation MNNSFDIIVVGGGHAGCEAAAAAANLGSKVLLISMDLTKLAQMSCNPAIGGVGKGQIVREIDALGGYTGIVTDLTTIHFRMLNTSKGAAMWSPRAQCDRILFSIEWRKKLEQISNLLLLQDEVVDIDFKSNKLTGLKTKNGNYFNTKAIILTNGTFLNGLIHIGKTSFPGGRIGELSSYGLSELLKDKGFEIGRMKTGTPVRIDGRSVNYNKLIEQRSDEEGKFSFLKEVKSCLERKSCFIAHTNLSVHEELKKGFLDSPLFSGRIKGVGPRYCPSIEDKVNTFSEKTSHQLFLEPDGISTYEMYLNGFSSSLPIDVQYRALTLIEGFEDVNILRPGYAIEYDFFQPTQLKHTMESKLIDNLFFAGQINGTTGYEEAAGQGIIAGINAHLKTTNQQELIIKRDQGYIGVMIDDLVTKGVDEPYRVFTSRAEFRLLIRQDNADERLTPIAEQLGLVIGERAREFRLKYEKIADLSKAIDSKHIEPNEINNYLKRVGSVAITQKRNLREVLLRPEVSLRGILAECENTTFFNNMIFENEIIDCVETKIKYFDYIEKEKLLADKFDKLEYITINPDFDFSKLESLSTEARQKLAKQKPKSIGEAKRISGVSPTDINVLLIYFGR
- a CDS encoding ATP-binding protein, whose translation is MKKQLTIDSKVENICYVEKIIDEISDEIKISSDIYGKILIATIEAVNNSIVHGNKLDHSKKVMIEIYYEKPNLHISISDQGRGFDFSNVPDPTTPENIENISGRGVFLMKKLADNLIFNDTGTQVELIFKI
- the dut gene encoding dUTP diphosphatase, producing MKVNIINKSRHENPTYSTQYSAGLDLRADLVESIILRPFERALVKTGLFIEIPIGYEAQVRPRSGLALKKGLTVLNSPGTIDSDYRGEIGVILINLSQEEVIIEDGERICQMIFAKYEHVEFINVDHITETNRGDGGFGHTGIG
- a CDS encoding peptidoglycan DD-metalloendopeptidase family protein, which gives rise to MVFLKDKRFVLLVLVILLVVNNLYSQQINELSKKKKEIEKEIDAISNLLVKTEKESKKSLNSVRLTKKKIELKNSLIKQIDNESDQLKDKIYLQKGKIDSLNQQIGLIKNDYKRIILFNQNSKNKNVLLLLILTAKDFNQAYKRIKYYQQIFNYKKKLVSRYYNTINVIKEVNEKLSDNLNMLSKKQTEKEYEVVALKKEEGLCLQKINELSKKKSELLSELEEQKKISKKINDEIKRLIEEEAKREAENRNVNTQEVRILLSNNFRDNIGKFNLPINGGIVTGNYGESFHPVLKEVKIKNNGIDITLSQKSDVFSIFKGEVRKIFKVPGSNLAIIIRHGRYLTVYTNLTKINVAIGQEINTYQKIGEISLQRGEETSILHFELWNENKTEDPSKWFRKSEK